TCTTTTCTTTAGGGATAGTTTTTAGTAGTTATGCATATTATGGTATGGCAGGTTGGGGTTTAGCTTTTTTATTTACAATAGGTTTGTTTTTAATAGCCATTGAAATTTTTGTAATCCCAGGCTTTGGTTTTGCAGGATTGGCTGGATTATTTGCTATTTTATCAAGTATATATTTTCTTTTCCCTGATCCAGAAACAGCATTTAGATCTATTGCTTTAATTATAATCATATCTTTTTTTTCAAGTATTATTCTCCTCAAAATATTTGGGGGTAGTAAATTGTGGAAAAGAATATCGTTGGAAAAAAGTGAGACATTAGAAGAAGGATATGTTGGAGTTAGTGATAATAGTTATTTGGAAAACAAGAAGGGGATTACCGTTACTCCTTTGCGTCCAGCAGGAATAGCAGAAATTGATGGTGAAAGAATTGATGTAGTTAGTGAAGGTGGTTTTCTAGCAAGGGGAGAAGAAATTATAGTTTTGAAAGTTGCGGGTAACCGTATTGTAGTAAAAAAATATTTGGAGGAGTGATTTGAAAATGGAATTAATTATTGTTGTAGCAGCACTGTTGTTGGTTATTGTCCTGCCTCTTTTTCTTTATTTTATTCCAGTTACTTTATGGATATCAGCATTTGCAGCTGGCGTAAAGGTTGGTTTTTTTAATCTTATAGGAATGCGTTTAAGGAGAGTACCTCCTGCTATAATTGTTAGACCAATGATTAAATCAACTAAGGCTGGACTTAGATTAAGTAGTGATGAATTGGAAGCACATTTTTTAGCTGGTGGTAATGTTGATAGAGTGGTAGATGCATTAATTGCGGCTCAGAGGGCTAAGATAGAGTTGGTGTTTAAGACTGCAGCAGCTATTGACTTAGCAGGTAGAGATGTTCTCAAAGCTGTACAAATGAGTGTTAACCCTAAAGTTATTCAAACTCCGGTTGTGGCAGCTGTAGCAATGGATGGTATCCAGGTTATGGCTACAGCAAGGGTTACAGTTAGAGCCAATATTGATCGACTTGTTGGTGGTGCTGGTGAGGAGACAATTTTAGCTAGAGTTGGAGAAGGTATTGTTACAACAGTAGGTTCTGCTAAAACACATAAAAAAGTACTTGAGAATCCTGATTTGATTTCTGAGACTGTTTTGGCAAAAGGATTAGATTCTGGTACGGCTTATGAGATATTATCTATTGACATTGCAGATGTAGATGTAGGTAAAAATATCGGTGCACAGTTACAGATAGATCAAGCTGAGGCAGATAAAGAAATTGCTCAGGCGAAAGCTGAAGAAAGAAGAGCAATGGCCGTTGCTCAAGAACAAGAAATGAAAGCTAAAGTTCAAGAAATGAGAGCAAAAGTTGTAGAATCAGAAGCAGAAGTTCCTAAGGCTATGGCAGAGGCTTTGCGTGATGGTAAATTAGGAGTTATGGACTATATGAATCTAAAAAATATCCAGGCTGATACAGATATGCGTGATAATATATCTAATATTGGTAAAGATGGAAATGACAAACGTAGTAGTAAAAAAGAGTAGGATAAAATAATGGAATTTTTTGATATAATATGGGTTGTGGCTATTTTAGGTGGAGTAGTTAAATTTATTGCAAAATTTATTGAAAGTGATAAAGAAGAAGAAGGTATAATGGGTACAATTACTTCAATTATACTTGATGATGAAAATGACGAAGATGAGGAGGATAATGCTATGTACGACGAAGAAAAAACTCCTGCTACTTCTGATAAGCAAATATTTAATGATGCTTTGTATAATCAAGAATTTGGAAGTGACTTTGAGGAAGATAAAAGAAAAAAAGAGGATGATAATAATACTCATGAAGAATTCTTGCTAAAACGAGAAAATCTTGAAGAAAGAAAAGAAGGTAGTTTTAAAAAACGAGATAGAAGAAGAAAAAAGAAAGTTAAAAATAAAACCTTAGAAAATGATTTGATTAGTGATATATCTGAAGAAGACCTTATAAAGGGAATTATTTTCAAAGAAATCTTAGATGAACCTAGAGCAAAAAGACCACATAGAAGTATCTATAAAGATGAAATTAAAT
This region of Halanaerobiaceae bacterium ANBcell28 genomic DNA includes:
- the floA gene encoding flotillin-like protein FloA (flotillin-like protein involved in membrane lipid rafts) → MELIIVVAALLLVIVLPLFLYFIPVTLWISAFAAGVKVGFFNLIGMRLRRVPPAIIVRPMIKSTKAGLRLSSDELEAHFLAGGNVDRVVDALIAAQRAKIELVFKTAAAIDLAGRDVLKAVQMSVNPKVIQTPVVAAVAMDGIQVMATARVTVRANIDRLVGGAGEETILARVGEGIVTTVGSAKTHKKVLENPDLISETVLAKGLDSGTAYEILSIDIADVDVGKNIGAQLQIDQAEADKEIAQAKAEERRAMAVAQEQEMKAKVQEMRAKVVESEAEVPKAMAEALRDGKLGVMDYMNLKNIQADTDMRDNISNIGKDGNDKRSSKKE